A DNA window from Setaria viridis chromosome 2, Setaria_viridis_v4.0, whole genome shotgun sequence contains the following coding sequences:
- the LOC117843815 gene encoding cytochrome b-c1 complex subunit 7-2, mitochondrial translates to MLSKLSAWFVNPRRNPLARAHRNAVASRLRKYGLRYDDLYDPYHDLDIKEALSRLPREVVDARNQRLKRAMDLSMKHKYLPDEVQAIQTPFRSYLSDMLGLVKKEKAEREALGALPLYQRTIP, encoded by the exons ATGCTCTCCAAGCTCTCGGCGTGGTTCGTGAACCCGCGCCGGAACCCGCTGGCCCGCGCCCACCGGAACGCCGTCGCCTCCCGCCTCCGCAAATACG GGCTCCGATACGACGACCTGTACGACCCGTACCACGACCTGGACATCAAGGAGGCGCTGTCGCGGCTGCCGCGGGAGGTGGTGGACGCCCGTAACCAGCGGCTGAAGCGGGCCATGGACCTCTCCATGAAGCACAAGTACCTCCCCGACGAAGTCCAG GCAATACAGACGCCATTCAGAAGCTACCTTTCTGACATGCTTGGTCTT gtgaaaaaggagaaagcaGAGCGTGAAGCACTTGGAGCACTTCCCCTGTACCAGAGAACCATCCCATAA
- the LOC117843814 gene encoding uncharacterized protein, whose protein sequence is MAPSPAAGLSLTRPSSGHLSPAAAGSVLQPVSGSHVSQQRRRRRFAAGVVRAAPDAPPAVRAAVSAVTELLRVLSPSKKPRDAAQEDKALDPPPCDSVEDVLAVLQDDYRRAYFLTGDFTPGIYTEDCLFEDPTIKFRGLSRYSQNLDLLVPFFDSPSLELENIEKGLRVETRFVKATWKLRTYLRLPWRPLIAIRGNTTYDLNEDYKVVRHSESWDVSALEAIGQIFVSAPEQRKGS, encoded by the exons ATGGCGCCGAGCCCAGCCGCCGGGCTGTCCCTGACCCGGCCGTCTAGCGGCCACctgtcgcccgccgccgccggcagcgtcCTCCAGCCCGTCTCCGGCTCGCACGTCTCGcagcagcggcggaggcggcgcttcGCGGCGGGCGTCGTCCGAGCGGCGCcggacgcgccgccggcggtcagggcggccgTCAGCGCCGTCACCGAGCTCCTCAGAGTGTTATCCCCAAGCAAGAAGCCCAG GGATGCCGCCCAGGAGGACAAGGCGCTGGATCCGCCGCCTTGCGACAGCGTCGAGGATGTGCTCGCCGTGCTCCAAGACGATTACCGGCGCGCCTACTTCCTCACCG GGGATTTCACTCCGGGAATATACACTGAAGATTGCTTGTTTGAGGATCCGACGATAAAGTTCCGTG GACTGTCTAGGTACTCTCAGAATCTGGACCTGCTGGTGCCGTTCTTCGACAGCCCTTCACTTGAGCTCGAAAACATTGAAAAG GGTTTGAGGGTTGAAACAAGGTTCGTCAAAGCGACATGGAAACTAAG GACATATTTGAGGCTTCCATGGAGGCCCTTGATTGCGATCCGAGGGAACACAACCTATGATCTTAACGAAGATTACAAG GTGGTTCGGCACTCTGAGAGCTGGGACGTCTCTGCGCTCGAGGCCATCGGTCAGATATTTGTGTCTGCTCCGGAGCAGCGGAAAGGCAGCTGA
- the LOC117846288 gene encoding protein neprosin, giving the protein MARARGGGPASWVVAVAAAWVLWVAAAAEARSPAGRVHRHLKRLNKPAVKSIESPDGDIIDCVPISHQPAFDHPLLKNHTIQFRPAYHPEGLYDDVKSSIGSNNAREKPMLQMWHRNGRCPEGTVPIRRTKKDDLLRASSMRRYGRKRHTAPNPLSVDPNMLSEGGHQHAIAYVEGDKYYGAKATINVWEPKIQQANEFSLSQLWILGGSFGEDLNSIEAGWQVSPDLYGDNNTRLFTYWTSDAYQATGCYNILCSGFIQINSEIAMGASIFPISNYAGSQYDISILIWKDPKEGNWWMQFGKEYVLGYWPSFLFSYLADSASMIEWGGEVVNSEPDGAHTTTQMGSGHFPEEGFSKASYFKNIQVVDSSNQLSAPKGVGTFTEQSNCYDVQNGNNGDWGTYFYYGGPGKNSNCP; this is encoded by the exons ATGGcgagggcgcgcggcggcggccccgcgtCGTGGGTGGTGGCTGTTGCGGCGGCGTGGGTGCTgtgggtggccgcggcggcggaggccaggtcgccggcggggagggtGCACCGGCACCTCAAGCGGCTCAACAAGCCGGCCGTCAAGAGCATCGAG AGCCCAGATGGAGACATCATCGACTGCGTGCCCATCTCCCACCAACCAGCCTTCGACCATCCTCTCCTCAAGAACCACACAATACAG TTTAGGCCAGCCTACCACCCTGAAGGTCTATATGATGATGTCAAGAGCAGCATAGGCTCGAACAATGCCAGAGAGAAGCCAATGCTCCAAATGTGGCATCGAAATGGCAGATGTCCAGAGGGCACGGTTCCAATCAGGAGAACCAAGAAGGATGACCTGCTCCGAGCGAGCTCCATGAGGCGCTATGGCAGGAAGCGGCATACTGCTCCGAACCCACTGTCTGTTGATCCTAACATGCTCAGTGAGGGTGGTCACCAA CACGCGATAGCGTACGTTGAGGGTGACAAGTACTACGGTGCGAAGGCCACAATTAATGTGTGGGAGCCCAAGATTCAGCAGGCTAACGAATTTAGCCTGTCCCAGCTCTGGATCTTGGGGGGTTCATTTGGGGAGGATCTCAACAGCATAGAGGCTGGTTGGCAG GTTAGCCCTGACCTCTATGGAGACAACAACACTAGGCTGTTCACATACTGGACT AGCGATGCATACCAGGCAACAGGGTGCTACAACATCTTGTGCTCGGGGTTCATTCAGATCAACAGCGAGATCGCCATGGGGGCGAGCATCTTCCCCATCTCGAACTACGCTGGCTCCCAGTACGATATCAGCATCCTGATCTGGAAG GACCCAAAGGAAGGCAACTGGTGGATGCAGTTTGGCAAGGAGTATGTCCTCGGCTACTGGCcatccttcctcttctcctACCTTGCCGACAGTGCTTCGATGATCGAGTGGGGTGGTGAGGTGGTGAACTCGGAGCCTGATGGTGCGCACACAACGACCCAGATGGGCAGCGGGCACTTCCCCGAGGAAGGGTTCAGCAAGGCGAGCTACTTCAAGAACATTCAGGTGGTGGACAGCAGCAACCAGCTGAGTGCCCCAAAGGGGGTGGGCACCTTCACCGAGCAGTCCAACTGCTATGACGTTCAGAACGGTAACAATGGCGACTGGGGCACCTATTTCTACTACGGTGGCCCTGGCAAGAATTCAAATTGCCCATGA